The proteins below come from a single Asterias rubens chromosome 9, eAstRub1.3, whole genome shotgun sequence genomic window:
- the LOC117295018 gene encoding casein kinase I-like has product MSGSTTKSEFIVGGKYRLVRKIGSGSFGDIYLGINISNGDEVAVKLESLKARHPQLLYESKLYKILQGGIGIPKNSWFGQEKEYNVLVMDLLGPSLEDLFNFCGRKFTMKTVLMLADQMISRIEFVHNKNFIHRDIKPDNFLMGIGKHCNQLFIIDFGLAKKYRDTRTKAHIPYREDKNLTGTARYASINAHLGIEQSRRDDMESLGYVLMYFNRTSLPWQGLKAATKKQKYEKISEKKMSTPVEVLCKGFPAEFAMYLNYSRGLRFDENPDYMYLRQLFRILFRTLNHTYDYVFDWTLLKQKAASQIPSQHSTGNQKMGTAQATRHSESRNLSRH; this is encoded by the exons ATGTCAGGTTCAACGACGAAATCAGAATTTATAGTCGGTGGGAAGTACAGACTCGTGAGGAAAATAGGCAGTGGTTCCTTCGGTGACATCTACCTGGGAATTAATATCAGCAATGGCGAC GAAGTTGCAGTTAAGTTGGAGTCTCTGAAAGCAAGACATCCCCAGCTGCTGTACGAGAGCAAACTTTATAAGATTCTACAAGGAGGTATTGGCATCCCTAAAAACAG TTGGTTTGGTCAGGAGAAAGAGTACAATGTCCTTGTTATGGACCTGCTGGGACCTAGCCTTGAGGATCTCTTCAATTTCTGTGGTCGCAAGTTTACAATGAAGACTGTTTTGATGCTGGCAGATCAG ATGATCAGCCGTATTGAGTTTGTCCACAACAAGAACTTCATCCACAGAGATATAAAGCCTGATAACTTTCTTATGGGTATTGGGAAACATTGTAACCAG cttTTCATCATTGACTTTGGACTTGCCAAGAAATATCGGGACACCAGAACGAAGGCTCATATTCCTTACAGGGAAGACAAGAATCTGACGGGGACAGCAAGGTACGCCAGCATCAACGCACATCTTGGCATCGAACAAAG TCGGCGAGACGACATGGAGTCGCTAGGGTACGTCCTGATGTACTTCAATAGGACCAGTCTACCGTGGCAAGGTCTTAAAGCTGCAACCAAGAAGCAGAAATATGAGAAGATTAGCGAGAAGAAGATGTCTACACCCGTAGAGGTGCTCTGCAAG GGATTTCCAGCGGAGTTTGCCATGTACTTGAACTACTCAAGGGGTCTTCGCTTTGATGAGAATCCAGACTACATGTACCTGAGGCAGTTGTTCCGAATCCTGTTCCGTACCCTCAACCACACATACGACTACGTCTTTGACTGGACCCTTCTGAAGCAGAAGGCCGCGTCGCAGATCCCAAGCCAGCACAGCACTGGAAACCAGAAGATGGGGACAGCCCAAGCGACGCGACACTCAGAGAGTCGGAACTTGAGTAGGCATTGA